The Bacillaceae bacterium IKA-2 DNA window GAAGGTCAAAAGTTTTAAAAGCTTTGGATTATCCTTTGCCTTTGATCTCTTTTCCTTTCCAACTTTCCAACTTTCGACTTTAATCTTTAATCTTTAATCTTTTCCTTTCCAACTTTCCAACTTTCTACCTTCCAACTTATTTCACGCTTTCGAATCAAATAGTGAACGTCCTAACGGTTCATCGTCACCTTGGTCTGGACGTTGATAATTTCCGGTCTCAAGCTCAGGCTGTAGGACATCAAGGGATAAATTCACAAATCGTAACGAATCTTCAATAAGCTGCTGGTTTAGCTGATTTTTTTGTTTTAAAGTTTGAATTTGCTGGACGATCTGCTCTTGCAGGCTTACTAGCTCTTCTTTTTCACCATCACTGACATGAGGGAGAATCTCAGCTAATGTTCCGACTTCTGTTACTAATCCCTTGCTTTCCATAAAAAATTGAACAAGCCTCACTCGTTCTTGTTCTACTCGTTGCAACTGCTTTAATTGCACAGTTTCCTTTTGCATGAGCGTCTTTAAGTGAGCGATGTCTCCTTTTGTTACACATTCTGTTTTCTCTTCTGCTAATTCATTAAACAGTTGATGAATTTTAATTAGTTTTTTGATACATGCTGTCAATAATTCGATAGACATCCTTTTCACCTCAAGTCTTAATCATTCCAAAACTCATAAAATTTTCTGGCAACTTCCTCGGAGTTAACTTTGTACTCTCCGTTTTCAATTTTCCCCTTTAATTCTTCAACCTTTTCTTTTCGGTCAGTGACAATTTTCAATTCCTGTTGCATTTTCTTTGCTTCAGTTGATATTTCAAGCTGATCTTTTTTCTTTGTCACTTCTCCACTTGGCTGCGATTTTTCTAGTTGTTTGCGGTAAATGTTTTGTATATTTGAATATGGATTAATTTTCATCTTTATCACCTCTTTTAAAGTAATGTAACTACCTTATTGTTATTATCGTCTTAAAAATCGTTTTTGTTTAGGAAAATTTGAATTTCGGCTACTTTTTGGTCATTTTTTTCTTATTTTGCTATCTTTTTTGGCAAAAAATACCGCTAGCGGGTGCTAACGGCATTTCGAGTGTTTCGTTTCTAAGTGTAGCCGATCATTTCGAGACTCAATAAAAAAATTTATCGCCGGAGGTCAGGCTGACGATATTTCATTGTTGCCGACAGGACATTGACAACGATTAGCTCGAATTGAGGCACCTCAGCTTTCTTTGCTATCTTTTTCGATCAATTTTCGTATCTAAGGAATGATAAGTTGTCAATTTGCTTTTTTCTTCGTTGCGTTTACGATCTGCAAATTTCTTTTCACTATCCATACGGCTTAAGCCACTTGTAATATTGCCTTTACACTCACCACAAATCCGCCCTTCACGAATCATTCTTTTACATGATTCGCATGGATAGGCTAGGTTTGGAAAGCTTTGTAAATGCAAGCGGCCTTGCTTAATAAATTTGACAACTAACTCTTCTTTCACATCAGTTCCTTCTTCGACCTCCTTCATAGACGCCA harbors:
- a CDS encoding flagellar protein FlgN codes for the protein MSIELLTACIKKLIKIHQLFNELAEEKTECVTKGDIAHLKTLMQKETVQLKQLQRVEQERVRLVQFFMESKGLVTEVGTLAEILPHVSDGEKEELVSLQEQIVQQIQTLKQKNQLNQQLIEDSLRFVNLSLDVLQPELETGNYQRPDQGDDEPLGRSLFDSKA
- the flgM gene encoding flagellar biosynthesis anti-sigma factor FlgM, with protein sequence MKINPYSNIQNIYRKQLEKSQPSGEVTKKKDQLEISTEAKKMQQELKIVTDRKEKVEELKGKIENGEYKVNSEEVARKFYEFWND